One part of the Carnobacterium divergens genome encodes these proteins:
- a CDS encoding recombinase family protein yields the protein MIIGYARVSKDEQHLDRQLDQLKKYGVEKIIKEKYTGTKKSRPGIEELLKIIRTNDTVVVESISRLGRNTLDILTLLQHLEKEKVEFISLKENMDTSTPTGKAMLQMMSVIAELERNLLAERVKEGITASRRRGVNIGRPKIPQEKLNLAMRMYDSGDYSIKEILESTTISQGTLYREINKMKLKKIEDIKNES from the coding sequence ATGATAATAGGATACGCAAGAGTGTCAAAAGATGAGCAACATCTAGATCGACAATTAGATCAGTTAAAAAAATATGGAGTTGAAAAAATTATTAAAGAAAAATATACTGGAACAAAAAAGTCACGGCCAGGAATTGAAGAACTGTTAAAAATAATCCGGACAAATGATACAGTAGTTGTAGAAAGTATTTCTCGACTTGGTAGAAATACTTTGGATATATTGACTCTTCTTCAGCACTTAGAAAAAGAAAAGGTAGAATTCATTTCGTTGAAAGAAAATATGGATACTTCTACGCCTACCGGAAAAGCAATGCTCCAGATGATGAGTGTGATTGCTGAATTAGAGAGGAATTTATTAGCCGAGCGTGTAAAAGAAGGAATAACTGCAAGCAGGAGACGTGGCGTAAATATTGGAAGACCAAAAATTCCTCAAGAAAAATTGAATTTAGCAATGAGAATGTATGACAGTGGAGATTATTCGATTAAAGAAATTCTTGAATCTACCACTATTTCTCAAGGAACGCTTTATCGAGAAATAAATAAAATGAAATTGAAAAAAATAGAAGATATAAAAAACGAAAGCTAA
- a CDS encoding Tn3 family transposase, whose translation MVEIEQLKGHHKEGFGKFINEPSKEQLNLYFYLNDSDKEVIAKMKKSSTKLGFAVQLGTVRFLGCFTSDFETLPIVVIQHLAAQLNIDYKEFYGYTRKQTIWQHMKLIQDYYNYVLFTDNAVEKYLSDWLLDRSWYTTETDNMLFDMLLKKCLDEKIILPGFSTFERFVSKIIDSSEKQLYKLLSEIPATSEVERLLELFDFVGEPIRGATLKMDILRSPLIDESQKELIRGFNRLIMFQSFHTENWDFSVIPEGKLKKLASYAFKAKAQAIQRMPLNRQIAHLVAFVYEHQKKAMDEQLLALSKYVDAIFRRAKNKEIKDRMRTIKDLDRAALTLSKIVELLFDESITNQEIRKVISDKFQKEEMDAAIFQVKDIVRNEQEPIAINELRKAFRKIKKFIPSILLSINFEGNNYGADSLVVWEKIKEVFPKPITLDHFYDIEPCLSKKWQYYIHENPTSVNQCVLIAGLELLFQGLKKHDIFVTNSEKYADPMSYLFDDSTWIEQREVLITQLDLPSSGTLAVQKLSEDLSLSFIETQSNWDASNMARLEEINGEVKIVVSNLKKGNEQPNEKEFKSRVRQLMPSIDLSDLLLEVNQRVGLTQSFKHLNEKESRMKQLDISILAVLLAESCNIGFSPVSKNNIDSLKYDRLTYVAHQYLRIDTLTAANQKIIHSHKKLELALAWGNGEMASADGIRYITPQRSLYSASNPKYFGKGRGITFYNFVSDHYIGFHGMVVSGTLRDSLYLLEGLLNQTSGLQPTQIMTDTAGYSDLIFGLFGLLGFQFSPRIANKHGTKLWRIEKNADYGLLNDVTKSRINTDLIEEHWEDILRVAGSLKSGKVNATELTRALQRSGQPTSLGKAITEYGKVYKTKHQLRYLSDEIYARQILEQLNKGESRHALCRSIFYGRNGKLYQTYIDGMEEQLTSLSVVTNAVIYWNTLYLEKVLEQMKVEGYDCSEELIGKLSPLLFEHINFVGKYSFQYNQGLEDGSLRPLKTPDSL comes from the coding sequence ATGGTAGAAATTGAACAATTGAAGGGACACCACAAAGAAGGATTTGGGAAATTTATAAATGAGCCATCTAAAGAACAACTTAATCTCTACTTTTATTTAAATGATTCTGATAAAGAGGTTATTGCAAAAATGAAAAAATCGTCCACAAAATTAGGATTCGCAGTTCAACTAGGAACCGTCAGGTTCCTCGGATGCTTTACATCTGATTTTGAAACACTTCCAATAGTGGTCATTCAGCATTTAGCTGCGCAACTAAATATTGACTACAAGGAATTTTATGGGTACACACGTAAACAAACAATTTGGCAACATATGAAACTTATACAAGACTACTATAACTATGTACTATTTACTGATAATGCAGTAGAAAAATATTTATCTGATTGGTTACTTGATCGGTCATGGTATACAACTGAGACGGATAATATGCTTTTTGATATGCTATTAAAAAAATGTTTGGATGAAAAAATTATTTTACCAGGTTTTTCTACTTTTGAACGCTTTGTATCTAAAATTATTGATTCTTCTGAAAAACAACTCTATAAATTACTTTCTGAGATTCCTGCTACATCAGAGGTAGAACGTTTGTTAGAATTATTTGATTTTGTTGGTGAGCCTATACGTGGTGCAACGCTTAAAATGGATATTTTACGAAGCCCTTTGATTGACGAAAGTCAAAAGGAGCTTATTCGTGGGTTTAATAGACTGATTATGTTCCAATCTTTTCATACAGAAAACTGGGACTTTTCTGTAATTCCTGAAGGGAAATTAAAAAAACTTGCCAGCTATGCTTTCAAAGCAAAAGCTCAAGCTATACAAAGAATGCCACTAAATCGCCAAATAGCTCATTTAGTGGCATTTGTTTATGAACATCAGAAAAAAGCAATGGACGAACAACTTTTAGCACTATCAAAATATGTAGATGCTATTTTTAGACGTGCAAAAAATAAAGAAATAAAAGATCGAATGAGAACAATAAAAGATTTAGATCGAGCTGCTCTTACGTTATCAAAAATTGTAGAACTTTTATTTGACGAATCCATTACTAACCAAGAAATTCGAAAAGTTATTTCAGATAAATTTCAAAAAGAAGAAATGGATGCAGCCATTTTTCAAGTTAAGGATATTGTTCGTAACGAGCAAGAACCCATTGCAATTAATGAACTTCGCAAAGCATTCAGGAAAATTAAAAAGTTCATCCCCTCTATTCTTTTATCCATTAACTTTGAAGGTAACAATTACGGGGCAGATAGCTTAGTCGTTTGGGAAAAGATAAAAGAAGTTTTTCCAAAACCAATAACACTAGACCATTTTTATGATATTGAACCCTGTTTATCTAAAAAATGGCAATATTATATACATGAAAATCCCACTTCAGTAAATCAGTGCGTGTTAATTGCTGGGCTAGAACTTCTCTTTCAAGGATTAAAAAAGCATGACATATTTGTTACTAATAGTGAAAAATATGCAGACCCAATGAGCTATTTATTTGATGATTCTACGTGGATAGAGCAACGGGAAGTTTTGATTACTCAACTTGACTTACCTTCTTCAGGCACCTTAGCTGTACAAAAATTAAGCGAAGATTTGTCTCTATCTTTTATAGAAACACAATCAAATTGGGATGCATCTAATATGGCAAGGCTTGAAGAAATAAATGGTGAAGTAAAAATAGTTGTTTCAAATTTGAAAAAGGGAAATGAGCAGCCTAATGAAAAAGAGTTTAAATCACGTGTGCGCCAACTCATGCCTAGCATTGATTTATCCGATTTATTATTGGAAGTAAACCAACGAGTTGGGTTAACTCAATCCTTTAAACATTTAAATGAGAAAGAATCCAGAATGAAACAGTTAGATATTAGTATTTTAGCAGTATTGTTAGCGGAATCATGTAATATTGGATTTTCTCCAGTTTCCAAAAATAATATTGATAGTTTGAAGTATGATAGGCTCACCTATGTAGCTCATCAATACTTACGTATTGATACCTTAACTGCAGCTAATCAAAAAATTATTCATTCACATAAGAAATTGGAACTGGCTCTTGCTTGGGGAAATGGAGAAATGGCGTCTGCAGATGGAATTCGGTATATAACACCGCAAAGATCACTTTACTCTGCTAGTAATCCAAAATACTTTGGCAAAGGCCGAGGAATCACTTTCTATAACTTTGTTTCAGATCATTATATTGGTTTCCATGGAATGGTTGTATCAGGCACGTTAAGAGACTCTCTTTACTTATTAGAGGGACTTCTTAATCAAACCAGCGGATTACAGCCCACTCAGATAATGACAGATACAGCTGGATATAGTGACCTTATTTTTGGATTATTTGGACTACTAGGTTTTCAATTTAGTCCTAGAATTGCGAATAAACATGGTACCAAACTATGGAGAATTGAAAAAAATGCTGATTATGGTTTATTGAATGATGTTACTAAAAGTCGAATTAACACTGATTTAATTGAAGAACATTGGGAAGATATACTTCGAGTAGCAGGTTCCCTGAAATCTGGTAAAGTCAATGCAACTGAACTAACTCGAGCGTTACAACGATCTGGTCAACCAACTTCACTTGGAAAAGCAATTACAGAATATGGAAAGGTTTATAAGACCAAACATCAACTACGCTATCTTTCAGATGAAATTTATGCTCGTCAAATACTTGAACAGCTAAATAAGGGTGAATCACGTCATGCACTTTGCAGAAGTATATTTTACGGAAGAAATGGAAAATTATATCAAACTTATATTGATGGAATGGAGGAGCAGTTAACCTCTTTAAGCGTTGTAACAAATGCAGTAATTTATTGGAATACACTGTATCTTGAAAAAGTATTGGAGCAGATGAAAGTAGAAGGATATGACTGTTCAGAAGAACTTATAGGAAAATTATCTCCACTTTTATTTGAGCATATAAACTTTGTTGGTAAA